In Cyanobacterium sp. T60_A2020_053, the following are encoded in one genomic region:
- a CDS encoding exonuclease: MTKNILIIDTEGQEIIREIAIIDAQGKTIYHAFLEGHYNNENVRINLASLVEIVTNLEKILPHTQIICHHAQHDQRILKNSFRQAKKAFPPVKFICTFQLTKEKYPDFSNYSLGYLSKQLRLKLGGRFFQESQAHSALYDARFTNLLYNHLSAMNTKNLSQYPNPFSSNRVDNPFQNHLDYNLLYQSQYQGLTAILEQIKNDENSQSKGAVILGVAGAGKTHLIMRIAQNLLKRNRLLFIRQPNNSDAVFYHIYSRVLESFSEKVPDTNRSQLEFLIAHSFIVILTEINQNINDDKITKIIEKLQDNSLSLYSLLGTENTQQYQKNWTIIEKRILNWWNTKYSQGGYSSEILLGMIKFCRYNRQDLKDLTRNWLAGKELEDEEAGKIGLKNWTDDLSREEFALSALSVFGKLSLLDEPLIIVFDQLEGLGYTQNKTTLESFGLAVKEVLTHVPNSLVILNLFPETWQQFQNVFDNSVIERLSQHCFSLNHPNQDTLKDILALKFRDVGLELEKVFTPQDIKHILSQNSIRSVLNLASDYFRYYADNIPLPKDNKQVNSSSESSLTSRIDVLENTLFQIRDLIKKAELPIILPDPDPIIDPKPDEKLKKYIEEKTAFFTEKYYQANIITDSDDIGKIINLVDILAKIEPNIDRNQLRLNSKKIPEHIAINNQKNSLVIGFLHMGGAGFTRRLSNFNELVATNKQMTFKLFRDAQENIITAKVGKLEIEKLNNTNNGKFILMEQNERVNLELIYQLIIDIQQKDVDFDMGRALNFCRDNFSEDHLIKPLLTTFLP; the protein is encoded by the coding sequence ATGACGAAAAATATTTTAATTATTGATACGGAAGGGCAAGAAATTATCAGGGAAATAGCAATAATTGATGCTCAAGGAAAAACAATATATCATGCTTTTCTCGAAGGGCATTATAATAATGAAAATGTTAGAATTAATTTAGCTTCTTTAGTGGAAATTGTTACTAATCTTGAGAAAATTTTACCCCATACTCAAATTATCTGCCATCATGCCCAACATGATCAAAGAATTTTAAAAAATAGTTTCCGACAGGCAAAAAAAGCATTTCCTCCCGTTAAGTTTATCTGTACTTTTCAGCTGACTAAGGAAAAATATCCCGATTTTTCTAACTATTCTCTCGGTTATTTATCCAAACAATTAAGACTGAAGTTGGGAGGGCGCTTTTTCCAAGAAAGTCAAGCCCATAGCGCCCTCTACGATGCTCGATTTACTAACTTATTATATAATCATTTATCGGCTATGAATACCAAGAATTTATCACAATATCCTAATCCTTTTTCTAGCAATAGGGTAGATAATCCTTTTCAAAATCATCTCGATTATAATTTACTTTACCAAAGTCAATATCAAGGTTTAACGGCTATTTTAGAGCAAATAAAAAATGATGAAAATAGTCAAAGTAAAGGGGCAGTAATTTTAGGGGTGGCGGGCGCTGGAAAAACTCATTTAATCATGAGAATCGCTCAAAATTTACTAAAAAGAAACCGATTATTATTTATTCGTCAACCTAATAACTCAGATGCAGTTTTTTATCACATTTACAGTCGTGTCTTGGAGTCTTTTAGTGAAAAAGTACCCGACACAAATCGCAGTCAATTAGAATTTTTGATTGCCCATAGCTTTATTGTTATTTTAACCGAAATTAATCAAAATATTAACGATGACAAAATTACTAAAATTATCGAGAAGCTACAAGATAATAGCTTAAGCTTATATAGTTTACTAGGCACAGAAAATACTCAGCAATATCAAAAAAACTGGACGATTATCGAGAAAAGAATACTAAATTGGTGGAATACTAAATACTCTCAAGGCGGTTATTCTAGCGAGATTTTGTTGGGAATGATTAAATTTTGTCGTTATAATCGTCAAGATTTAAAAGACTTAACTAGAAATTGGTTAGCAGGAAAAGAATTAGAAGATGAGGAAGCAGGAAAAATTGGTTTAAAAAATTGGACAGATGATTTAAGTCGAGAAGAATTTGCTCTTTCTGCGTTGTCAGTTTTCGGTAAATTATCTTTATTAGATGAGCCTTTAATTATTGTTTTTGATCAATTAGAAGGGTTGGGATATACTCAGAATAAAACTACTTTAGAAAGTTTTGGTTTAGCTGTCAAAGAAGTTTTAACTCATGTGCCAAATAGCTTAGTTATTCTCAATTTATTTCCTGAGACTTGGCAACAATTTCAGAATGTTTTTGATAATTCTGTTATTGAGCGTTTATCGCAACATTGTTTCAGTTTAAATCATCCTAATCAGGATACTTTAAAAGATATTTTAGCTTTAAAATTTAGAGATGTAGGTTTAGAGTTAGAGAAAGTTTTTACGCCTCAAGATATTAAACATATTTTAAGCCAAAATTCCATAAGAAGTGTTTTAAATTTGGCTTCTGATTATTTTCGTTATTATGCTGATAATATTCCTTTACCAAAAGATAATAAACAAGTTAATTCCTCTTCTGAAAGTAGCTTAACAAGTAGAATTGACGTTTTAGAAAATACGTTATTTCAAATTCGTGATTTGATTAAAAAAGCTGAGTTACCGATAATATTACCTGATCCTGACCCTATTATTGATCCAAAACCAGATGAAAAATTGAAGAAATATATAGAAGAAAAAACAGCATTCTTCACAGAGAAATACTATCAAGCTAACATTATTACTGATAGTGATGACATCGGTAAAATAATTAACTTAGTGGATATTTTAGCTAAAATTGAGCCAAATATTGACAGAAATCAATTAAGATTGAATAGCAAAAAAATACCTGAACATATAGCAATAAATAATCAGAAAAACTCATTGGTAATCGGTTTCTTACACATGGGGGGCGCTGGTTTTACAAGACGTTTAAGTAATTTTAATGAATTAGTTGCTACTAATAAACAAATGACTTTTAAATTATTTAGAGATGCTCAAGAAAATATAATCACGGCTAAAGTAGGTAAATTAGAAATAGAAAAACTCAATAATACTAATAACGGTAAATTTATTTTAATGGAACAAAATGAGCGTGTTAATTTAGAATTAATCTATCAATTAATTATTGATATTCAGCAAAAAGATGTTGATTTTGATATGGGGAGGGCGCTAAACTTTTGCCGAGATAACTTTTCTGAAGATCACCTTATTAAACCACTTTTAACTACCTTTTTGCCATAA
- a CDS encoding ABC transporter ATP-binding protein yields MEKQRKSIYWQLLPFVTPELKTITGALICTIGFTVFWPILAWLAGRMADYVGKGDLNSIASLAGASAVIFFVRGIVQYGQDTLMAKAALKIALDLRTLVYGHLQTLSLSYFESTKTGDLSYRLTGDVDKIGEVIGKIFQQFLPSILQLIVVLGYMLYLNWQLTISTLIVAPLMAVLIATFGARLLELTRKSQNRVSNLSALITEVFSGIRLVQAFTAEEYEINRFIIEAESSRKSKLSAEKIKALQFVVVGFLEAMSVIFLFFLGGWQISQNNMTGSDFVSYIAGVALLIDPIAITTGNYNEFKQGEASVERIFELLNLRPLVIEKDNSIELKNVKGEIIFDNVSFAYQDNTPVLNKINWTVKSGQTIALVGASGAGKSSLVNLLPRFYDTTEGEIFIDQTNIKDVTIKSLRNSIGIVPQDTNLFSGTIADNIAFGQTNFDINLVEEAAKIANAHQFIKELSQGYYTYVGERGVSLSGGQRQRIAIARAMFLNPPILILDEATSALDSESEALVQEALDRIMKQRTVFVIAHRLATVRRADVILVLEKGQIIESGNHEELLQREGRYARFHAQQFYD; encoded by the coding sequence TTGGAAAAGCAAAGAAAATCTATCTATTGGCAATTATTGCCTTTTGTTACTCCCGAATTAAAAACGATTACGGGCGCTTTAATTTGTACCATCGGTTTTACTGTTTTCTGGCCTATATTAGCATGGTTGGCTGGGAGAATGGCTGACTATGTGGGCAAAGGAGATTTAAATTCTATTGCTTCTTTGGCAGGGGCATCTGCAGTGATTTTTTTTGTGCGCGGTATCGTACAATACGGACAAGATACCCTCATGGCAAAAGCGGCGCTTAAAATTGCCCTTGATTTGCGCACTTTAGTTTATGGACATTTACAAACTTTAAGTTTAAGTTATTTTGAGTCCACAAAAACAGGTGATTTATCCTATCGTTTAACGGGAGACGTTGATAAAATTGGCGAGGTAATTGGTAAAATATTTCAGCAATTTTTACCTAGTATTCTACAATTAATTGTCGTGTTAGGTTATATGCTTTATCTTAATTGGCAATTAACTATTTCTACTTTAATTGTTGCTCCGTTAATGGCAGTTTTAATCGCTACTTTTGGTGCTAGGTTATTGGAATTGACAAGAAAAAGTCAAAATCGAGTTTCTAATTTATCAGCATTGATTACTGAGGTTTTTTCTGGTATCAGATTAGTTCAAGCCTTTACTGCTGAAGAGTATGAGATAAATCGTTTTATTATTGAAGCTGAAAGCAGTCGAAAAAGTAAATTATCAGCTGAAAAAATTAAGGCTTTACAGTTTGTAGTGGTGGGTTTTTTAGAAGCCATGAGCGTAATTTTTCTCTTCTTTTTAGGAGGGTGGCAAATTTCCCAAAATAATATGACAGGTAGCGATTTTGTCAGTTATATTGCTGGGGTAGCTTTATTAATTGATCCTATTGCTATTACTACTGGTAATTATAATGAATTTAAGCAAGGAGAAGCATCGGTAGAGCGTATTTTTGAGTTATTAAATTTACGCCCTTTAGTGATAGAAAAAGATAATAGTATCGAGTTAAAAAATGTTAAGGGTGAGATTATTTTTGATAATGTTAGCTTTGCTTATCAAGATAATACGCCCGTTTTAAATAAGATTAATTGGACGGTAAAATCTGGGCAAACTATCGCTTTGGTTGGGGCTTCGGGCGCTGGTAAATCTAGTCTTGTCAATCTTTTACCTCGCTTTTATGACACTACAGAAGGAGAGATTTTTATTGACCAGACAAATATCAAAGATGTTACCATTAAAAGCCTAAGAAATAGTATCGGAATTGTACCCCAAGATACTAATTTATTTTCTGGTACGATTGCTGATAATATCGCTTTTGGACAAACAAATTTTGATATTAATTTAGTAGAAGAAGCGGCAAAAATTGCCAATGCCCATCAATTTATTAAAGAATTATCCCAAGGTTATTATACCTATGTGGGAGAAAGGGGAGTTAGTCTTTCTGGTGGGCAAAGACAGCGTATCGCCATAGCGCGCGCCATGTTTTTGAATCCTCCTATTTTAATTTTAGATGAGGCAACTTCCGCACTTGATTCTGAATCGGAAGCGCTGGTGCAGGAGGCTTTAGATAGAATTATGAAACAGCGCACGGTTTTTGTTATCGCCCATCGTTTGGCTACGGTGAGGCGCGCTGATGTTATTCTCGTTTTAGAAAAAGGTCAGATTATTGAATCGGGTAATCATGAAGAATTGTTACAACGGGAAGGGCGCTATGCTCGTTTTCATGCTCAACAATTTTATGATTAA
- a CDS encoding class I SAM-dependent methyltransferase codes for MIENLFFELTKLSPSLKKNLWQWWYELLAKNYQKSDWEFMNYGFADLQGELSSLNLSQEDENNRYFIQLYQYVSSALPLAEKTVLEVGSGRGGGAHFLAKTYHPQEMIGVDLSMKNITLANQLYQRPNLAYRQGDSENLPFEDNYFDLIINVESSHCYPAMAKFMEEVKRVLRIGGVFSWVDLRPLQEVESLEECFNNCGLKKIKFSNITANVVRALELVNEGKEEAINNNVPWFLRQAFREFAGVKDGKIYDGFVQGEMVYLSAIFIKEKNSELFN; via the coding sequence ATGATAGAGAATCTTTTTTTTGAACTAACAAAATTATCACCCTCACTGAAAAAGAATTTATGGCAGTGGTGGTATGAGTTATTAGCCAAGAATTATCAAAAGTCTGATTGGGAATTTATGAATTATGGTTTTGCTGATTTACAAGGGGAATTATCATCTCTTAATTTAAGTCAAGAAGATGAAAATAATCGTTATTTTATTCAATTATATCAATATGTTAGTAGCGCCCTTCCTTTAGCAGAAAAAACTGTATTAGAAGTTGGTAGTGGCAGAGGGGGAGGGGCGCATTTTCTGGCGAAAACTTATCATCCACAAGAAATGATTGGGGTTGATTTATCTATGAAAAATATTACTTTAGCTAATCAATTATACCAGCGCCCGAACCTCGCTTATCGTCAGGGTGATAGTGAGAATTTACCCTTTGAAGATAATTATTTTGATTTAATTATTAATGTGGAATCATCTCACTGTTATCCAGCAATGGCTAAATTTATGGAAGAAGTTAAGCGAGTTTTAAGAATAGGAGGAGTTTTTTCTTGGGTAGACTTGCGCCCTTTACAAGAAGTAGAAAGTTTAGAAGAATGTTTCAATAATTGTGGCTTAAAAAAAATTAAATTTAGCAATATTACTGCTAATGTGGTGAGGGCGCTAGAATTAGTGAATGAGGGGAAAGAGGAAGCAATTAACAATAATGTACCATGGTTTTTACGTCAAGCCTTTCGTGAATTTGCAGGAGTTAAAGACGGTAAAATTTATGATGGTTTTGTACAAGGAGAAATGGTTTATTTAAGTGCTATCTTTATCAAGGAAAAAAATTCAGAGCTTTTCAATTAA
- a CDS encoding AI-2E family transporter has protein sequence MNFSKWISFSAVIVFVYVLWQIKQLLLLVLTALVLAISLNICVKQLRKFGIQRNQAVLISTTSLMAILLFFVVLIVPSLISQFGQLSQLVPQGIDQLITQLNKIRDNLSIEIIDSLPNLQAILEQLRPILNDLVSRGVNFVSGFFGILLSSLLLLALTLMILVDPSPYRDGFIRLFPKFYRPRINQILKLCEIDLQEWLTDTLIKISSALLLSCFILFVLQIPLVFAQGFLTGILVLIPYIGTTISVIAPTAIALLISPWKPWAVVLFYVLMYQIIEYYIIPKLRKNRLKLAPANVIIGEVFFASLLGILGLFLALPLTIIGQIVVREVVVKDILDKFTLTDS, from the coding sequence ATGAATTTTTCAAAATGGATTAGTTTTAGCGCCGTAATTGTTTTTGTATATGTATTATGGCAAATTAAACAACTTTTACTCTTAGTATTAACTGCCCTAGTTTTAGCAATTAGCTTAAATATCTGTGTCAAACAATTAAGAAAATTTGGCATACAGAGAAATCAGGCAGTCTTAATTTCTACTACTTCACTCATGGCAATTTTGCTTTTTTTTGTAGTATTAATTGTGCCTTCTCTCATCTCCCAATTTGGACAATTATCCCAATTAGTGCCACAAGGAATTGATCAGTTAATTACTCAGTTAAATAAAATTAGAGATAATTTATCCATTGAAATTATTGATAGTTTACCAAATCTTCAGGCAATTTTAGAGCAACTGCGACCTATTTTAAATGATCTTGTCAGCCGTGGAGTTAATTTTGTTTCAGGATTTTTTGGCATACTTTTAAGCAGTCTTTTGTTACTGGCTTTAACCCTAATGATTTTAGTCGATCCTTCTCCTTATCGAGATGGTTTTATTCGTTTATTTCCTAAGTTTTATCGCCCCAGAATTAATCAAATTTTAAAACTATGTGAAATTGATTTACAAGAGTGGCTAACAGATACATTAATCAAAATATCCAGCGCCCTCCTTCTCAGTTGTTTTATTTTATTTGTATTACAAATACCATTGGTTTTTGCTCAGGGATTTTTAACAGGAATATTAGTCTTAATTCCTTATATTGGTACAACTATCAGTGTTATAGCGCCCACCGCCATTGCATTATTAATCTCACCGTGGAAACCATGGGCGGTGGTTCTTTTTTATGTCTTGATGTATCAAATTATTGAATACTATATAATTCCAAAGCTAAGAAAAAATCGCTTGAAACTAGCTCCAGCTAATGTAATTATTGGAGAAGTATTTTTTGCCAGTTTACTAGGAATATTAGGATTATTTTTAGCACTACCATTAACAATTATTGGTCAAATTGTCGTGAGGGAAGTTGTTGTGAAAGATATTTTAGATAAATTTACTTTAACAGATTCTTAA
- the pheS gene encoding phenylalanine--tRNA ligase subunit alpha, which yields MATEIENQLHNLAQSAHQAINTCQDLTKLEELRVAYLGKKGELSIILRGMGKLAPEVRPIIGAVANNIKDKIQDSLTQQQTSLQTQQIQAQIALETLDVTMPGVGKPLGKAHPLQSTIDRVIDIFVGLGYTVAEGPQIETDYYNFEALNTPQDHPARDMQDTFYFDTGNLLRTHTSSVQIRYMENHEPPIRIIAPGRVYRRDTVDATHSAVFHQIEVLAIGKKITFTDLKGTIKEFLKQMFGDDLPTIFRASYFPFTEPSAEVDVQWQGKWLEVMGCGMVDPNVLKAVGYDPEIYSGFAAGLGVERFAMILHKIDDIRRLYNGDGRFLNQF from the coding sequence ATGGCAACAGAAATCGAAAATCAACTACATAATCTCGCCCAAAGCGCCCATCAAGCAATCAACACTTGTCAGGATTTAACCAAATTAGAGGAGTTAAGAGTCGCTTATCTGGGTAAAAAAGGGGAATTATCCATAATTTTAAGGGGGATGGGTAAACTAGCGCCCGAAGTGCGCCCGATAATTGGTGCTGTTGCTAATAATATTAAAGATAAAATTCAAGATAGCTTAACGCAACAACAAACCAGCTTACAAACCCAGCAAATTCAAGCTCAAATTGCATTAGAAACTCTTGATGTCACTATGCCGGGAGTTGGTAAACCGTTAGGCAAAGCGCACCCCCTCCAAAGCACCATTGATCGAGTTATTGATATATTTGTGGGTTTGGGTTATACTGTCGCCGAAGGTCCACAAATTGAAACGGATTACTACAATTTTGAGGCGCTTAATACCCCTCAAGATCATCCAGCTAGGGATATGCAGGATACTTTTTATTTCGATACGGGGAATTTATTGCGCACTCATACTTCTTCGGTACAAATTCGCTACATGGAAAATCATGAGCCACCCATCAGAATTATTGCACCGGGTAGGGTTTATCGCCGTGATACCGTAGATGCGACTCACTCGGCAGTATTTCATCAAATTGAGGTGTTAGCCATCGGTAAAAAAATCACTTTTACAGATTTAAAAGGCACTATCAAAGAGTTTTTAAAACAAATGTTTGGGGATGATTTACCCACCATATTCCGTGCTAGTTATTTCCCTTTTACTGAGCCTTCGGCGGAGGTTGATGTGCAATGGCAGGGTAAGTGGTTAGAGGTGATGGGTTGTGGTATGGTTGATCCTAATGTACTCAAAGCCGTTGGTTATGATCCAGAAATTTATAGCGGTTTTGCTGCCGGTTTAGGGGTGGAAAGATTTGCCATGATTCTCCATAAAATTGATGATATTCGTCGTTTATATAACGGTGACGGGCGCTTTTTGAATCAGTTTTAG
- a CDS encoding anthranilate synthase component I family protein — MIFPDFAEFSSLTDQGNFIPVYQEFVADLETPVSAWYKVCADQPHSFLLESVEGGERLGRYSFLGCDPVWVLEARGHQCKKTHRQGKVEVFTGNPFDILSSCLESINPVHLPQLPADIGGLFGYWGYELISWIEPKVTVYPPNEGGLPDGIWMQVDNLLIFDQVKRKIWAIAYADLRQKHLSLEEIYQKACDQVTKLVLKLQLPLPISAKPLEFNVSANKNAPNFTNYRSNTTEEEFSASVAKAQEYIKAGDIFQVVLSQKLQASYHGHPFELYRSLRLINPSPYMAFYNFDGWQLIGSSPEVMVKAEKQEDGTTKATLRPIAGTRPRGKNAEEDQFFAQDLLQDPKEIAEHVMLVDLGRNDLGRVCVKGSVTVDELMVIERYSHVMHIVSNVTGVLESQYTPWDLLKAAFPAGTVSGAPKIRAMQIINELEPERRGPYSGVYGYYNFDGQLNTAITIRTMIAQKVKGADSYVISVQAGAGVVADSQAQKEYQETLNKARGLLEAIGGLS; from the coding sequence ATGATTTTCCCCGATTTTGCTGAGTTTTCTTCCCTAACAGATCAAGGAAATTTTATCCCTGTATATCAAGAATTTGTCGCCGATTTAGAAACTCCTGTATCAGCATGGTATAAGGTGTGCGCCGATCAACCCCATAGTTTTTTATTAGAGTCAGTGGAAGGGGGAGAAAGGCTAGGGCGCTATAGTTTTTTGGGTTGCGATCCTGTTTGGGTATTGGAAGCAAGGGGGCATCAGTGCAAAAAAACTCACCGACAAGGTAAGGTGGAAGTCTTTACGGGCAATCCTTTTGATATTTTATCGAGTTGTTTAGAATCTATTAATCCGGTACATTTACCGCAACTTCCGGCTGATATTGGTGGTTTATTTGGTTATTGGGGTTATGAGTTAATTTCTTGGATTGAACCTAAGGTGACTGTTTATCCTCCGAATGAAGGTGGTTTACCCGATGGAATTTGGATGCAGGTAGATAATTTACTGATTTTCGACCAAGTTAAGCGTAAAATTTGGGCAATTGCTTATGCTGATTTACGGCAGAAACATCTCAGTTTAGAGGAAATTTATCAAAAAGCCTGTGATCAGGTGACTAAATTAGTTCTTAAATTACAGTTACCTTTGCCTATTTCGGCTAAACCTTTGGAGTTTAATGTTTCTGCTAATAAAAACGCTCCAAATTTTACTAATTATCGTAGTAATACCACTGAGGAAGAATTTTCGGCTAGTGTGGCTAAAGCACAGGAATATATTAAGGCTGGGGATATTTTTCAAGTTGTGCTTTCTCAAAAGTTACAAGCTAGTTACCATGGACATCCTTTTGAGTTATATCGTTCTTTACGGTTGATTAATCCTTCTCCTTATATGGCTTTTTATAATTTTGATGGGTGGCAGTTAATTGGTTCTTCTCCTGAGGTGATGGTGAAAGCGGAAAAGCAGGAAGATGGTACAACTAAGGCAACTTTACGCCCCATTGCTGGAACTCGTCCGAGGGGAAAAAATGCCGAAGAGGATCAATTTTTTGCCCAAGATTTGTTACAAGACCCGAAGGAAATCGCTGAACACGTTATGCTGGTTGATTTGGGGCGTAATGATTTGGGTCGTGTGTGTGTTAAGGGTTCGGTAACGGTGGATGAGTTGATGGTGATTGAGCGTTATTCCCATGTGATGCACATTGTTAGTAATGTTACTGGTGTTTTAGAAAGTCAATACACGCCGTGGGATTTATTGAAGGCGGCTTTTCCGGCTGGTACGGTGAGTGGGGCGCCCAAAATTCGGGCGATGCAAATTATTAATGAGCTTGAACCGGAGCGCCGTGGTCCTTATTCGGGGGTTTATGGTTATTATAATTTTGATGGTCAACTCAATACGGCGATTACTATTCGCACTATGATTGCCCAAAAGGTGAAGGGCGCTGATAGTTATGTTATTTCGGTGCAGGCGGGCGCTGGGGTGGTGGCTGATTCTCAGGCGCAGAAGGAGTATCAAGAAACTCTTAATAAGGCGCGTGGTTTATTGGAGGCTATCGGTGGTTTGAGTTAA
- a CDS encoding ABC transporter permease, giving the protein MKLIEIVKMATTTLMANKMRSSLTMLGIVIGNASVIGMIGVGQGAQKLAADEFQSLGADVLFVVPGSRESRRTNFDVPNTLVLADAEAIANQVPTVKEVAPQISNRFLVTAGSYNNNVTVFGVTPEFLPVRSFAVEEGRFFDQSALNRNLRVAVIGPDIAEQFFPGENPLSKSIRIKNANFEVIGIMEAKGSFLGTNQDESIYVPLTTMASQLVGRTSQYGIALSFINVAAKDTGSIEAARFQIENLLRLRHKITREDDFRVETQKDLLSIVGTVTGGLTVMLGAIAGISLIVGGIGVMNIMLVSVTERTQEIGLRKAVGATETNILLQFLIEATIISAVGGAIGTMIGISGVIIVGLLSPLPALVSPVAVVLAVSVSGGIGLFFGVIPARQAARLDPIVALRSA; this is encoded by the coding sequence ATGAAATTAATTGAAATTGTGAAAATGGCTACCACCACCCTGATGGCAAATAAAATGCGCAGTAGCTTAACCATGTTAGGTATTGTCATTGGTAATGCTTCTGTTATCGGTATGATTGGCGTGGGGCAAGGGGCGCAGAAATTGGCTGCGGATGAGTTTCAGTCGTTGGGCGCTGATGTGTTATTTGTGGTGCCGGGTAGTAGAGAATCACGGCGAACTAATTTTGATGTGCCGAATACTTTAGTTTTAGCGGATGCGGAAGCCATAGCGAATCAAGTGCCAACGGTGAAAGAGGTAGCACCGCAAATTAGTAACCGTTTTTTAGTGACAGCTGGAAGTTATAACAATAATGTCACTGTGTTTGGAGTTACTCCTGAATTTCTCCCTGTCAGAAGTTTTGCGGTGGAGGAAGGGCGCTTTTTCGATCAATCTGCCCTAAATCGTAATTTGCGTGTGGCGGTGATTGGACCTGATATTGCTGAACAATTTTTTCCGGGGGAAAATCCTCTTAGTAAAAGCATTAGGATTAAAAATGCTAATTTTGAGGTAATTGGCATTATGGAGGCAAAGGGTTCGTTTCTAGGCACAAATCAGGACGAATCTATCTATGTCCCTTTGACGACTATGGCTAGTCAATTAGTGGGAAGAACTTCTCAATATGGTATTGCGTTAAGTTTTATTAATGTAGCGGCGAAGGATACTGGTAGTATTGAGGCGGCGCGATTTCAAATTGAAAATTTATTGCGTTTGAGACACAAAATTACTAGGGAAGATGATTTTCGGGTGGAGACTCAAAAGGATTTACTGAGTATTGTTGGCACGGTGACGGGGGGGTTAACGGTGATGTTGGGCGCTATTGCTGGTATCTCTTTGATTGTGGGCGGTATCGGGGTAATGAATATTATGTTAGTATCGGTGACGGAAAGAACTCAAGAAATTGGTTTGCGTAAGGCGGTGGGCGCTACAGAAACTAATATCCTTTTACAATTTCTCATCGAAGCGACTATTATTTCTGCGGTGGGGGGCGCTATTGGTACAATGATTGGTATTAGTGGTGTTATTATTGTCGGTTTATTGTCACCTCTTCCAGCGCTCGTCTCTCCAGTTGCTGTGGTGTTAGCGGTGAGTGTTTCTGGGGGAATTGGTTTATTTTTCGGGGTGATTCCTGCTCGCCAAGCCGCCAGATTAGACCCTATTGTGGCATTGCGTAGTGCTTAA
- a CDS encoding manganese efflux pump, with product MDCFAVSICGGLKLKKIQWQDALLIAVFFGAFQMLMPMIGWLLGLTFRDFMSNFDHWIAFFLLGIIGAKMIYEGMENEADEIKGDPRNLSVLTGLAIATSIDALGVGLTFSLLETGIINLLIVIGIVTFIVSFLGVVVGARFGHLFEQQAEIIGGVILIGLGLKILLL from the coding sequence ATGGATTGTTTTGCCGTATCCATTTGTGGTGGCTTAAAGCTCAAAAAAATTCAGTGGCAAGATGCACTTTTAATCGCTGTATTTTTTGGTGCTTTTCAAATGTTAATGCCGATGATCGGTTGGTTATTGGGGTTAACTTTTAGAGATTTTATGAGTAATTTTGATCATTGGATCGCCTTTTTCCTATTAGGTATTATTGGAGCAAAAATGATTTATGAAGGCATGGAAAATGAAGCAGATGAAATAAAAGGAGACCCTCGTAATCTTTCTGTATTAACGGGTTTAGCCATTGCCACCAGTATTGATGCTTTGGGAGTGGGTTTGACTTTTTCTCTCTTGGAAACAGGCATTATTAATTTATTAATTGTGATTGGTATTGTTACTTTTATTGTGTCCTTTTTGGGAGTGGTGGTGGGCGCTAGATTTGGTCATTTATTTGAACAACAAGCGGAAATTATCGGCGGTGTAATCTTAATCGGTTTAGGTTTGAAAATATTATTACTCTAA